The Tautonia plasticadhaerens nucleotide sequence TGGGCGAGTTCAAGCGACGGTACAACGAGCGATGGCGGATCGGTCGCCACGGCCACAGGCCACCGAGTCAGGTCCGCAGGGACCTCGGCGGTAGAGTCCCAGCGGCGGCGTGAGTACGATCGAGTTCCCGTCCAGAGAACCCAGGGCGATACAATCATTGAGTTGTGATAGGCCGCTCCTGAAACCAAGCTGATCTATTCTGTAGCGGCTGTCTAACTCTGCTGGGCATGCACCGGGATGACTGTCGTCTCGACCGATCTCCTCGCCATTCCAGCAGGCGGCGATGACAGGCAGGCGGCGCTCGGATGGCGGCCGAAGGTGTTGCGGCGACCGGGCGAACGTCCCGGACACCTGCTCAAAGAGGGGTCCGAATTAGACGCCTCTTGCTTGCTCGCAGTATAGATTGCTGCTAGATTATGTCCGGAACGGTGGCAGGGTGGGTGTTCGATGTCGTACCCCCCGAGGGTTCCTTTGGCGTTGGCGATCCATCCCGAAGATCACCCGTCCTGCAATTGTTCGGCGGGGAGGCCCCCATACCGAGCGGGGTGAGTCGTCCCGGCAGGGGCGGCGTCTCATTGTCTGGAGCGCTTCGTCGCCACGCCACCGAATCGGCAAGACTCCCGATCAACTCCTTGAAGTTGGCACGTCGGCGAAGGAGGATAGCGACCCTGAACAGGCAACCTGTTTATTCGCTGCGTGTTTGAGAATTACGCACTGGAGCGGTTGGCTCTCCTCGTCGCCATGCGTCGCGATGGAATGCCGCGGGCCGTTCCGCAGCCCGGCCAGAGCGACGCGGAGCGTGGGGACGACAGTCCAACGGCGACACTCTTCTTGTTATTTCTGCGTGCTAGAGTGATTTCGGAAAGTCGGGGCGAGCTCGGTCTGGCCGCCTAGGTTTCACCGAGCCGCGGCCTGTGAGGCTGGCGGAAATGGTCAAAGAGATGAAGGGATGGGGCTCCATTGGGGAGAGATACACCTTCGGCTCATTCCAGACGGCCGAGGACGCCCTCATCAGCGGCGTGCGATGCACGGTGGCCTCGGGCGTCGTATACCTGGGCCCAGTACCCCCGGCAACCGGGATGCGCGGGTGGCAGGGGGACGGCCAGGATCTCCTGCATTTCCTCATGCCCCTCGGCGATGACCCGATGGAGCCGAGCCACCAGTCGCTCGGAGCCCTGGCCCGCGTCCTGAGGGAGCGGGCCGAGTCGGCGGCAAGGGGCGAGGCCAACCTGGTCCCGGGCGACGAGGACCAGCGGAGGCTCGACTGGGCTGTCGACCGGCTGGTCGAGATCGCGCAGCGGATGAGGGACGCCGGGACCTGGCTCGGCCAAGTTCACCTCGATAATGTACTGATCGTCGAGCCGGGCGGCTTCGGCAAACCGGAGATCATCTTGACCGACTGGGGATTCGCCTTCCAGCAGTCGCTCAGCTTCCGGCCGGACGGTGACGCCCCGCAATGGGTCCGCGCCTCCCCCTGGGCCATCCTGTGGGACGCGACGCCCGAGGAGATGAACCAGATCGCGTTGGAAGGGGGACGCCCGCCGGACGACCGCACCGATAGCCGCACCCTGGCGAGGCTGCTGGCCTGCCTGCTGGTCGGCCGAGAGGCGGTCGAGTCTTGGTTCGAGCCGGGGGGGCGGCACCCCGGTCGGGGGACGCCCTTCGCCGGCCTCCCCGAGGGGCGTGTCCGCACCTCAGCCGGGATCTGGCCCGTCCTGAAGAAGGCCCTGGAGGGCCGTTCGGGCCTGGACGAGCTGGGCGCCGGGATCAGGGCCAACCCGCCGAGCGGCCACTTCGTGGACCTCGTCGAGGCCAGTCGTCGGGAGGTTGAGGAAGAGCGCCATCGACAGCGCCTCCGCCGCCGACGGCTGTCCATGCAGCTCGGGGTCGGCATCCCCCTGCTGCTGGCCTCCGCCGCCGGAGGGTTCCTGGCCCTGAAGGCGAGCGGGCTCTTCGATCCGGAGCCGCCCTCCCACCCGCTCTGCCCGACGTGCCCCGGTTCCAGCCCGCTGACCGGAGCCCTCGAGCAGTTCGCCGAGGCAAGGGGACGGGCCGAGGAAGTCGTGCAGGCCGAGCAGGGGGACCTGGCACGGGCCGTCGGGGCGATCGCTCCCGCTCGGGACGGTCAGCTCGACGCGCTGGCTGAGCTTCATCGAGTGGCGATCGCCGACGGCCGCACTCCGACCGAGGCCGAGCGCGGGTGCCTGGCCAAGGTCTCCCGGGGGACGACGGACGACCTGCGCCGCGACTATGATCGCCTGTTCCGCCGGCTCGACGGACTCTCCGACGACCCCCGGACGGAATGCGAGCTCATCGACAAGCTCATCTCCCAGGTCGAGGTGGTCGGTCAATTCGACCCAGAATTGGCGTCGGCCGATTGGGTCGCTCAACTCAAGGAGACGCGACGATGGAACTGCGGAGATCCCGAGCCCTGATCGCGCTCGTCGTTGCGGCCGGGGTGTGCCCGGCCGCGCCGGGGCAGGAACCGGAGCCGGAACCGAAGGCGGCCGAGTCCGCGGGCGACGGGGGCTCGCCGGGGGTCCGGGCCGTGGTCCGGGACGACCCGGGACAAGCCGAGGCCCCGCGACCGTCGAACCTCTATATGGTCGTCCGGACCGAGTCGTTCCAGGACTCCCGCGAGCTCGAGGACAAGATCCGGCTGGCAGCCGAGGCGATCGGCGACACTCAGGCGCGGCCCGAAGCGCGGCCGATCTCGCGTGTGACCTACGAGGAATTGAAGAAGATTCTCGACCCGGGCGCGCCAGGCAACCCGTTCGAGGGGGACTCGGGCCGGGCGGTCGCCCGGGGGGGGGACGTGATCATCACCCCGTACGTCGGCGACGACTCGACCTGGGAGATCAACACGGGCGACCCCGATCTCCGGCTGCTGAAGCTGGAGCTGCTGGCCGGCGACGGGGGCAGCCCCCCCAAGATCTATGAGACGGCCCCGAAGAACGAGGTGGGCGCGCCGCTGAGCTACTACAAGCCGGGCCTGTACTTGCTCAGGCTCGAGTCGAACAGCCCCCCCAAATCGGCCACCCTGACGCTGCAGCACGCCAAGGAAGAGGGGACGCGGACCTCGTCGCTGAGCTGGCCGGTCTCGGACCGCTACTTCATCGTCTCGATCACCGACTTCGCCTCCGACCCGAGGAGGCTGACCGAGACGCTCAAGGACGCGAGCATCATGGGGACCCCCTACTCGACCGTCAGCCCCGTGACCACGACCTCGCTGCTGCTGGCGGACCTGCGGCCGGAGGCGGGGGGCACGGGGGTCGGTTGGACGAGCAACGTCATGACGGTCAACATCCCCAACCCCGAGGGCATCGTCACCTCGCGCGTCTGGGCCCTCTTCCCGCTGACCCGAGAGCAGCGGGACAAGGCGCTGCGCGACCTGGAGGAGAAGGTGCTCGCGGAGAGCTACACGGTGGTCCCGAAGCACATTCGCAGCCAGAGCGTCTCCGCCTCCCCGGTGGACCCCTCCGACCCGTCCAAGGGGTTCGAACCGTACCCGATCCGGCCGCAGTCCGAGCCGAAGTGGTACGAGCTGGCCGGTAACGGGAAGACCTTTACCGGCAAGTTCGCCGTCGAGGACATCCCCGGCTGGAAGGAGAAGGACCGGCTCCCGGAGTGCTACTGGTTGCTCGTGTACGAGTTCGGCGACGGCGACCGGGCGAGGCCCAACCGGGTCCGCAAGGAGCTGACGGTCGACGGCACGACCGAGGAGGTCCAGGTCTACGCCTACGACCAGGAGGTCAGCGACTGGCCGACCGGGATCCGGAGGCTCCGCGTCCCCGAATGACGGCCGCGCCCGGGCATTGTTCTGTGGTGCTGGAGGATCGCCCGGCTGGGCGAGGGCTGGCGGCCGGCTTGCGTCCGGCCCGCGAGGAGGCGAGATTGACGTGAGCGGAACCCCGACCGAGCCCTATCCGCTGATGCGTCCCGACCAGCGCTCCAGGCTCGAGGCGACTGGCTCGGTGTACGCCGAGGTCGTCGCGCAGCTCCCACGCCTCGCCGCGCGGGAAGAGATCGCCTCGCTGCGCGAGCGCCTGGCCAGGCTGCAGACCCTGATGGGCCTGGATTGCCTGAGGATCGGCCTCCTCGGCTCGAGCGGGGCGGGCAAGTCGACGACCGTGGCGAATCTGCTGGGCATCCCCGAGCACGAGAGCCCGACGCCGCCCGGCGGGGGCGGCGCCGGCACGGGGGTGGCCACCCGCATCCGCCCGGCCCCGCCGGGCTCCCCGGTCCGGATGCGGCTGGAGTTCATGGATCGGGAGGCGTACAACCGCCGGGTCTCGGATCTCGTGGGGCTGGTCCCCGAGCTGGGCGAGGCCGAGCCGTCGGAGCTGCTCCACAGGGCGCGGGCCCTCCCGCCCAGCTCGCCGGCCCGCCCCGAGGAGGTCCGTTCGTTGATCCGGCTCCTGGAGGCGTTCCAGGGCCACGGGCACCTCCTGGGGACTTTCGACGACACGGTGCCCTACGAGGACCGGGCCCAGATCTTGATGCACCAGGAGGCCGGCACGGCGACCGGCTTCACCCCCTTGCTCCGGCAGGTGATCATCGAGTTCCCAACCGATCGGATCGACCCCCGCCTGGAGCTGATCGACCTGCCGGGCCTCGGCGTGGCAAACCGCGCCGACGAGATGCTCACGGTCAGCTTCCTCCCCGAGCTCAACGGGGCCTTTATCCTGATCAAGGCGGCCTCGGCCAACGACGAGCAGGTCGCCCGCCTGATCGCGAAGATGAAGGAGCAGTTCCCCGACCTCGGCCCCAGGGTGTGGGTGATCGCCAGCGGCTTCGACTCGCTCGACTCCAACAACCTCGGCGACGGGCCGTCGGGGCGCCCGGTCCTCTCCCACCTGTCCGACTATCTGATCGACCGGGGGGTCAGGACCGACCGCGTCCTGCTGCTCGGCAACCACCTCTACCAGGCCCTGCTCCACGCCGAGGCCCGGACCGCCCCGGCGTCCGTCGCGCCGGCCCGGCTCGACGGCGCGCTGATCGACGAGGCCGTCCGGGCCCGCAACCTGAAAATCAACCTGCCCCGGGATCCCGAGGGTCGGCTGGTGGTGCCCACCAAGTTCCGCCGGTACAAGGAGCTATCCGACGCGTTCGAGCGGACTGTCCTCGTCGACGGCGGGATCGGCCGGCTCCGCGACACGATCAAGGAGCACGTCTTCAAGGCGGTCCAGGTCGAGGTCCAGGGGCAGGTCGATGCCGAGCTGGCCGCCCTCGGCCGGTCGATGGCACTCGAGCTGGAG carries:
- a CDS encoding P-loop NTPase family protein, which encodes MSGTPTEPYPLMRPDQRSRLEATGSVYAEVVAQLPRLAAREEIASLRERLARLQTLMGLDCLRIGLLGSSGAGKSTTVANLLGIPEHESPTPPGGGGAGTGVATRIRPAPPGSPVRMRLEFMDREAYNRRVSDLVGLVPELGEAEPSELLHRARALPPSSPARPEEVRSLIRLLEAFQGHGHLLGTFDDTVPYEDRAQILMHQEAGTATGFTPLLRQVIIEFPTDRIDPRLELIDLPGLGVANRADEMLTVSFLPELNGAFILIKAASANDEQVARLIAKMKEQFPDLGPRVWVIASGFDSLDSNNLGDGPSGRPVLSHLSDYLIDRGVRTDRVLLLGNHLYQALLHAEARTAPASVAPARLDGALIDEAVRARNLKINLPRDPEGRLVVPTKFRRYKELSDAFERTVLVDGGIGRLRDTIKEHVFKAVQVEVQGQVDAELAALGRSMALELESARVRSHMEPADLIRASQWMSELQDIGRNALQRSRDLYLEEATKLEAVLGTYLESVIKNDLPIQDPDHPNKNMLDMVHRQHSKNLRDQGLDLAPRLVRSIFERIDGKVQAIGINRLGTGPVGLRDPKAAWEGRTAADRADSGWYRAVFDSFQDEMKFVKDLEEAASVYPKDHYLELMRHKVQAVVREFIRTVLGQLGRQLKTLGDELLLIGDSPDEEDSATDLVYSKLLDKLSMLGGSPSGVTS